AATCTAGAAAGGATGGATGTGTAATGAAGACTTCTCACAAAGAGAAGGCGGTGTCGTTTTTGCAATTGGTGGCTTCGGGGGAAGTGCGCGAAGCATATCAGAGGTACATTGGTCCGGGTTTCCGCCACCATAATCCCTTTTTCCGCGGAGATGCTGATTCTCTTATGCTCGCAATGGAAGAGAACGCCGCAAAGAATCCTCACAAAATCCTTGAGGTCAAATGTGCCATCGAAGAGGATGATATCGTTGCGGTTCACTCCCATGTAAAACAAAAGAAAGAGGAACTAGGAGGAGCTGTGGTTCATATCTTCCGCTTCAATAACGGTCTCATCGTCGAACTCTGGGACGTGGGTCAGCCTATACCCGAGGATTCTCCCAATGAGAATGGCATGTTCTGATGGGTTTGTAAAAGGCTGTTATCCTTAATTAAGGATAACAGCCTTTTAGCATTATGTATGGTGGAGCCGAACGGACAGAACCGATGACTTTTTGGCTATTTATCTTCCCTTAATAAATACTCATGTCCGTCTTGATCCTTGAAGGTAAACATAGTTCCAAATGGCATTTTCATCATTTCTCCTACTTCTACTTCTTTTTGCTTCATTTTGTTATAAGCTGATTCGATATCCGTTGTACTGAAAAGAATAGACGGATGCGCAACGGCAGATGGTTTTTGTTGTTCCATAAGAGACTGCGAATAAAGAACTAGAGTGGTAAATTCATCTTCGCTTGGACCGACTTCTATCCAAGATGCATTTGGTCCCATAGGTTGCTCGAATTTTAATACAAAGCCGATTTTGTTTAACCAAAAGTCTTTTGCCTGTTCTTGATCTTGTACATAAACAGTTACTTTTCCAATTTTATTAATCATCGTATGTCTCCTTACCTTTTCGCTTTTTCTATCCTAGATAAATTTATCAAAATCCTATAGTGAAAACAAAGGAAGAGAGTGTTTGTCATCAGTAAAGCGCGAAGCGCTTTACTTTGAGACAAGGGACTGTCACTCACTCCACCATGAAAACTCTTTTCACTTATTTAAATATACGCTAACTGTAAAGTACGGAGTACTTTGCAGTTGACTGTCACAACCTCTCTCCCTTGTAATTTATTGGTAATATAGCTTGATGACGTTGGGTCAGACCCCTACTTGGGGGAATCCCCGAAGCCGGCATGAACCGTACTACCCGCAGTGACATCAAGAAATATTGGATCCAAGATGCTTCTATCGCATGCGGGTATATTTGGCTTGGTGCGGTAGAACTGGGAGTCGGAGTGGCTTTTGGGGCGGTTCATCATACGCAGGACCCCGAAGAGTCAGAACGTAGGGAAACCTTTGTACGGAACGCTCTTTCCATCCCGGCTGCACGGCACGTTTTGGCTATACTGGGGTTAGGCTATCCTAAGGAAAATCCAGCTCCCAAGAAAATGTACCCCCGGGAAAATGTCGTATTTTACGATAGGTTTAGTTGAAGAGGGATAGCTGATTAATGTTGGCGGACTGTAAGTTCGTTATTGGCTTAACAGCGCTTATTTTGCAAAGTTCAGCGGACTCAGGTTCCGTTATTCTACTAAAATAGTATGTTTTTCAACATTTTTAAGCGAATAACGTATCCTGTGTCCTCAAAGACCTTCAAAAGGTAATTTTTTGAGAAGATAACGGACTCTGTGTCCGATCAGAGCGCAGGGTCTCCAAAAGGTTGTTAAAACTATAATTGACGCCAAAACAGTTGGATGACGTCTTGGAAATACCGAAAAAGGCTATACTGTAGTTTGTTCTACTAAATTATTCCTGTAAAAGTACTGGAGGTAATCATGGGAAGATTAATTCATTTCGAAATTCATGTGAATGACATGGAACGGGCTAAGACGTTCTATGGAGAGGTGTTTGGATGGTCATTTCAAGATTGGAGTGACTTTGCAGGAATGCCTTACTTTGGAGCCGTAACGGGCAACGAAAATGAACCTGGAATCAATGGGGCTTTGATGCAACGTCAAAGTGCACCGCCAGAAACAGGTCAGGCTTTAAATGGATTCGCTTGTACGATGGGAGTGGAAGATTACGATGCAACGGAAACGAAGATTCTTCAGCATGGGGGCACGGTAGCAATGCCCAAGTATGCGCTGCCTGGAATGGCGTGGCAGGGATACTATATGGATACCGAAGGAAATATCTTTGGCATTCATCAACCAGATGTGAACGCAAAATGATTGGGGAGGAGCAGATATTACTGCTCCTTTAATAGATTAAGAGGAGTGATAGGCATGGATAAGAGTATAGGCAATTTTTCAGTCAGTCTAAATGTCAAAGACATTAAGACATCTAAAGAGTTCTATGAAAAACTTGGGTTTCATGTTTTTGGTGGGGATATTACACAAAACTGGTTAATCATGCAAAATGACGATTGTACGATTGGACTGTTTCAAGGAATGTTTGAAAAGAATATGTTGACTTTTAATCCGGGGTGGAACAATAAAGCTCAAGAAGTAAACCCATTCAAAGATGTAAGAGTTCTACAAGAAGAATTCAGAAGCAATGGAATAAATATTATTAACGAGGCAGACACCCATTCTACTGGACCAGCTAGTTTTCTTATTGAAGATCCAGATGGGAATCCCATTCTTATTGACCAACACAGATAGAGAAATGCGATGGAGCCTTTATTCTAATTTATATTAAGGAGCTTTTTGTGTTGGATGCAAAAGGAATAGGCGCCGATGCTGCTATTGATTCTCTTGGAGGTTCGTCTGGAAACGATTTAGCTTTTTGCTTTTATCAGGGATACAAGAGGAATCGTTGGAGAAGAATTTGAACATGGAGCCGTTGCCTTTTTTGACTTGCAAGCAGGATTGAGGCTGGCAATTTGGAATCGCAAAGATATTGCTCATGATACAAAGCTTATTCAGACCCCACCAAGCCTTACTGAATTTACACTTGGACACAATGTAGGGAGCAAAGATGAAGTTGATAAGGTGATGAAACAGGCAAAGAATGCGGGTGCAACTATAACAGTCGCGGCACATGATACTTTTTGGGGTGGTTATTCAGGCTATTTCCAAGACCCTGACGGTCATTTATGGGAAGTAGTCTGGAATCCACAGTGGGAAATTACAGAATAATAAAAGTTGGCGGACTGTCGGTACGTTATTTGCTTAAAAATGGCTATTTTTCAAAAATATTGGACTCAGGTTCTGTTATCTTACTAAAATAATACGTTTTTCAACTGTTTTTTAACCAATAACGTATCCTGTGTCCTCAAAGACCTTTAAAATGGGATCTTTCGAGGAGATAACGGACTCAGTGTCCGGTCAGAGCAAATGCAATTGTCTCAGGGGGGGGAACTATGGGTACAACCAAGTGGAAATATCCAGCTTTCATACAGCGGGAAAATGATGGGGATTTCGGAGTATACTTTCCAACTTTATTTTGTGATTCTGGGTGGGATTTTCCTTTAAGCAGGGGCCGTACAAGGGATAAAGCAATTAAGAAGGCAAAAGAGGATTTAGCTTATACAATCGCAGGTATTATTTACGATAATGACGTTGTACCTGAGCCTGTCAAGATTCCTGACGATCAACTTGGTGAAGACATGGAAGTTATCGAGATTGAGACTTGTTACGAAGATTATAAAAAAGAAATAGAGGAACATTTACGCGGTAGACACTGGCACATTGATTATTGGGACGAAGAACATGGTTCCATCAGTACCATTGGATTTCGAAATGAACTGGGAACATGGGATATCTATTTTTCCGGACACATGAGTGATGAGGAAGCAAGGATTCTGGATCAGCATGGTAAAAGAACAGATTCCCCCGATGAGTGGATCCTCTTTACAGTCCAATCAAGAAGTGAAGGTGAAGAAAAGGTATATTATTTCATAGAAAATGTACTTCTATCGGTTCGTAGAAGATGCAACGCAAAATGATTGAAAGGAGCAGATGTGCTGCTCCTTTTTATCGTAGGTCTAAATCCAAATCTTCATGTCCGACAACGGTAAAGTGCGTTGCACTTTACTTTGTGACAAGGGTCAGTCCCTCAGTTCAGTATTAATTTTGGCTGGACCTATGCGGAACACGCGAAGGAAACATGATAGGATATCATTTCCTAACGACCAAGTATTTAACATATATAAGACTTATGGTAAGATAATGATACGAAAGTCCTACATTATTTTACTCCATTCGACAAGGGCAAACTCTCTGAAAGGGGAGGACGCAAAGCCACGGGTCTAAGGCATTATGCTATGATCCCGGGTTTCGACTGAATCGGGATCATAGGTCTATGATCATAGTCGTTGCTCTTGTACGGGGCTGCGACTATTTTTTATGGGAAAAGGAATATATATGGAGAACTTGATAGAGTGGCTGAACCAAGCTTACCGCTATGAGAATTATGGAGATCTTGCAAGGGCAAAGTACTGCTTTGAACGACTTCGAGGATGGGAGAGTGAATTGCAAGAAGAAGACTTGGTACGCGTGGGGAAGTTTTTCTACCAGCAAGGGGAGCAGGAAGCTAGTTATAGGTGCTTCTATACTGCGCTCCAAAAAGGGGCTACCCTTGAAACGAGCGGACAGTTGCTCATGCAACTAGTTGAGAAACGAGTAGGCTCATTAGAAGACTTGCAATGGCTTTTAACGATCCCAGAAATAAAGAAGAAGTTCGATATGCGGATTCGGATTGCACGTGTTTTTAAGGAACGTGGGGAAGCCATGAAAGGGTACCTCCAGGTTACCGACCTTCTTGTTGAAGTAGAAAAGAAGGTGAAATTCGAAAAGTTTCTGATGCCTTCCTATATACAATGCTTACTATTAATAATTGAGATGGAATTTGGATTTCACCGTATAGCGCAAGCGCGCTATCAGCTTCGTCGGTTGATCTATCTTAAGAGAGAATGGCTGATACACGAGCAAGAAATTGGGTATTGGAGCATTATGTTAGACGAGATTGCCGCGTTTGTGAAACGTGAGGATTGGGATAGCATTTATTCTCGTTTAACTGGTGATGTGGGATGGATAGCTCATTTCTATCATTTGCTTGTTCACGGTAGATTAAACCGTTCTGCCATCAATGAGTTAAGTAGGATTCACTTTGAAGATCCCTATCTGGAGAAAAAGCGAGGTACTTTCCTTAGTCTCTTGCTAAAAGCTGCCGGGGATTCAAACTGGAGTACCTTAATTGAGGAGCAAATAAAGGTACTTCCAAATGATTTGCTGACAGCTCTTTTATACGGTGAAAGATTAAGAGAGCGGCAAGATTCTCAGATGGAGAGGTTTTGGACGGAGGAGCTGAAGAAGCATCCTGATCGAAAAGAAGTGATTCAATGCTTTTGGCAGTCGAAAGCAACCGAAACGAAGGATCCTCGCATCTTGGAAAGCGTGAAAATGATCTTCATAGGTGGTGGAGAAAAGATTGGGGGAACCTCCATCTCCGTAAGTATAGGAGATCATCATATTCTCCTTGATGCCGGGATGCATATTCACGGAAATCATCCCATTCCGGATTATTCGCCTCTGCATGTGGAAGGACTAGGCTTTGATGATTTCGACGCGCTGCTAATCAGCCACGCCCATTTAGATCATATTGGGGCAGTACCGTATGTCTACCGTCAGAATCCACAATTGCCGATCTACACGAGTAGGGCTACCAAACGTTTAATGAAGGTGATGCTCCAGGATACGAAGGATTGGCACTCGCTTGACCTTATTCAGGATACGATTCTTTCTATACAAGAAGTGAAAATGGGGGAAGAATGGACCATCCCTTCTAAGGACAAGGAATGGAAAGTTCGGTTTATTCCTTCCGGGCATATATTAGGAGCGGCTTCCATCCACCTTGAATTGGACGGGGTTCGTATTCTCTTTACCGGAGATTATTCTATGGAGGACCAGATGACGGTTCAAGGCATGAAGCTTCCACCAGGACTGGAAGTGGATATCCTAATTACGGAGAGCACCTATGGGTATCATCCATCGAACCGTGTGCTTAGTCGGGAGCAAACGGCTGAGCAAATCGTATCCTGTCTACAACAGACGTTGGAGAGGAAAGGGACGATGCTTTTCCCTGCTTTCTCTATCGGGCGTTCCCAGGAGATCATTGCTCTTCTTCAAGAGATCTATCAGCATGAGAGATATCTTCCGTTTCCTCTCTACTTAGATGGTCGAGTAGCGGAAGTATGCCGAGTCTATGAACAATGCTATAGAGAGGAAGGCAAAGAGCTTTCTTTGATTGGAAAAGGGATTCAGTCCGCGAAGGAGCTGTATACCCGAAAAAAGAATGGGGATTTTACCTTTTCTCACTTTATGGATCGATACATTATTCCGGAAGGCAATGCCGTGATTGCGAGCTCGGGAATGTTGCTGGCGAGAAGTGCATCGGCCGATTATGCCGAATATCTCCTAGCAGATCCGAGGAATACTATTGCTTTTTCCGGCTATCTGGATCCAGCAAGTCCTGCTGCCCAGTTATTGGATAGCACTCGTGAGCGTGGGACAGGACGCGTTCAGCTGAACGATAATAGCTATGATTCTCACGCACAAGTGGAATCTTTTCGGTTTTCTGCCCATGCTAAGCGAGATGACATTGTGCAACTAATCTTGCAATTGCGACCGCAGGCGGTATTTCTCATGCATGGCGAGCATACCAAAGCGTATGAATCCGTAGAAAGTTTAGTGGAAGGGAAGACAATCTATCCAACCGTGATAGATTTAGCACAGGCAGCAGGTGAAGATTTAACAGTCATTCCTGCCTTTAACGGGAAAATATATCGGTTGGGAAGGGGAGAGAAGGCATGAATCCTTCTAACGAGTCTATGAAACATATTTGGTTGAATTCATGGATGAACGACAAGCAATTGCTTTTGAGTAGCTCGAACAAACAAGAGATCCGAAAACTATTGAAATTAGATGGAATAAACAATAGAACGCAACGCTTGGCAAGATTTTGGGAGCTTCAGCATTATGTGGAATCGTTAACCTATCATCATGCAGAAGAGATAGAAGAAGCAACTTCGTTCGCCGTGAAAAGTTGGAATGAAAAATCTTCATTAAAGATTGATCAGGAAACGGTGAAGTCCATTCTCCCCCTGGAAAGAGTGGAGATGTTTAAGTCCATTTGTACCGGAGAGCAACTCGCAGGAATGGAAACAAGAGAGGCATGGTTGGTTCAGTTGCTGCTCCGCTTTGCCATTTGCGAAGTTCAATCCCTTTCTTCCGTTGTTGGCTGGGTGAAGCATGTCCTTCAAACGTTATGGGGTGATTCACCGGATCGAGAAGTAAAAGCAGCTTTAAAAGTAATGGGCTTTAGAAAGAACCAATCACTTGATTTAGAGATGCTAGAAAAGTACCGTTCTTTATTCAAGGGAAGACTAGTTTATTCTAAGGGTCTAAGAAACCTTTTGCAACCTATCCTATCTTCAGAAGATATTGCCGTGATAGAGATGGAACAACCTTCAAAAAAGAAGGAGAGTCAGGAGATCATATCACGCGATATGACTTCCGAAGAGTCTATGATGAAGATTCTTGAAGCGATAGGAGGTTCTTCATCTGAGTACCTGTTATCTGAACTGTATGATGAGTCTATGGGAAACTTGCCCGCTAATCGAGTGGTTAGCGTAGGGCGATTAATCAACTTCTTCTCCATCTTAAATCTCCATGGAATAGAGAGTTATTCCGGAGGGTTGGAAAAAGATAGGATTTTCCATTTGAAAAGAGACGAGCTCGCGAAGACCTTTATGACAAGAAGACCGATTCAATCAAAGGAAGATGAAATTCCGATCCAGCTGGTTCAATGCGGCTGGACCTTCCATGGGAAGGTCATGATTCTCCCATTAATAGAGGAAGTCATCTTAGAAAAGGAGAGGAAGTAACCATGCGCTATGTGGGAATTGATTTAGGTACAACGAATTCGACGATCTCGGTGGCTCATCTGGACCAAGATGGAAAGCATATTACCCCTGTTACTCTAGATATTACTCAGCTTGACGAGAGCGGAAGCAACATTTCCCTAGAAAAAACGCTGCCGAGCGCCCTATTTGTGGATGAGCAGGATCAACCCTACATCGGAAGGTATGCGAGAAAGATGGCGCACTTCTATCCTCAGAATGTGATTCGAGAAGCCAAGAGGTATATGGGCGAGGAAGTAAGTTGGCCAATCAATGAGAAGAAGTATCGCCCAGAGACGGTTTCCTCCTATATTTTAAAAGCTATGAAAATGCAAGCTGAGCAATACTACATGGGAGAACCCGTAGATAGTGTGGTGATTACTGTACCAGCAAACTTTAACTTTCAGCAGGATAAAGCAACGAGAGTGGCTGCCGAGCTAGCAGGTTTTGCTAAAGATAAGATTCATACGATACCGGAGCCAACAGCAGCGCTGCTAGACTTCTTAAATGAAGAAAAAAAGCTTCATCCGGATTCCAGGAAGATTCAATTCCATGGACAGAGTAAAAATTTGATGGTGTTCGACCTGGGCGGTGGGACCTGTGATGTATCTATCTTGCAGGTTAAGGAAAACGCAACGGGTGACCTTGATATTCAAGAGTTGTCCATCTCACAATATATGGAGCTGGGTGGGCTTGATTTTGATCGACTCGTAGCCAAGTATCTGTTAGAAAAACTATGCCTGGAAACGGGCTACACCATTCAAACTCTTCAGCGTGAGTTTCGAAGTGAATTTCCTCAAATCCGTGAGTCGCTTCTGTCCATCGCTGAAAAGTTTAAGATCCATTTTGCTTCGCAAATAAATCATAAGCTGATCATGCAGCAAACGGATTATTATGAAAACAAAGAGCAATTTGATCAACTCACGTTTCGCTATACCCTTACATCTCCAGAAAAACTGGCAACGATCTTTACGATGACGAAAAAAGAGTATGATCAGATCGTAGAGCCCTTGCTGTATGCTCAACTTTCTTCTTCAGTGAATATTGAAGAACCCATTCTTAATGCTTTATCACAAGCCAAGAAAGGCGAGATGAAGAAAGAAGAGATCGATGCTGTGTTTCTGGTTGGGGGGATGACCTTCTATCCGGCCGTCCAGGAAAGGATCTATGAACTATTTGATAAACGATTAAAACCTATACGCTCAGTGAATCCCATGTACGCGGTTTCCCGAGGTGCTGCCGTTTATCATGACATGGTTGCGAATAAGCGAGAAGAAGCTGCCACGAAAATTGGAGTAAAGAATACGATTCAGAACAATGTATTTATTAGAGTATTTAAGAGCGATTCAGTAGCCCTGTTAGAGAAAGGGACGAGTCTTCCCTATGAACGATTGATTGAAGATGAGTTCTTCGTCACAGGTCCCCACAAGACGGTTTACGGTATGAAGCTAGACTTATTCACGGCTGAAGACCCGAAATCTCCGATTACCAAAAATCTGAAATCCGCTTCCATTACCTTTAAAGAACCTGTAGAAGTGGGAGCGCCCTTAATTTTGCAAGTAAAGTGCAACGAGGAAAGAGATGTTAGCGTCAAGGCATGGCTTAAAGGAAAAGAGTCAGAAGTCATCGATGTCAACGTTGGGTCCCATGTTTGGGAGCAGGAAGAGAAGGAATTCCATATCAAGAATCTAGATAAAATCAAATTCGATTCTTAAGTAGGGAGGGATCCCGAGTATGACCATACATCTAACAAGGGATGAAAAGCAAGAAATTCGATTAGAGTTAAAAAAACAAGCGGAACAAAAGTCCATGGAGATCGATTTGGATCTCTTCGATAACAAACCGGTGTATGATCATGGACATGAGCGGGAAGTCGAAGTAGAGTATATGGGCTATGTTGGGTATGCTCCGATTCAATTTGATCAACAGAATCAACGTGTCAGCAGAGAAGAAAGATTAGATGTCATGAGTTTGCTGAGAGTAATGGCAACAGGTACATTAAAAGATGTGAGAAAGGCTACTGACGGGCTTGCCGTTTACGGAGATAGAGTGATTGAAGACATCTATCGAGAAGTGCATTTGTTCGATATCTCTGATCCCAAGAGGTGGCTTGAACTGGTTCATCTCGTCAGTAGAATCACCGTTCGTAGCTGGGAAGGACGAATGATCCTTAAGGGTATTCTTAGGCAATCCAGTTCGTTGTCACATGTTCGTTTAGCTATTCAGGTTGGAGGGTTGCTTCAAGATGAAGAGGTTGTAGAAGAAGTGCTCTATCATCTGAAGAATCCCGAATACTTTGCGCCGTGTTTACGTGCGCTCTTGCAAATTCAATCAGAGAGATCTCTCTTGTCTATCATTGAAGTCCTTCTCTCGCTTAGAGAAGATCAAGGAGAAAGCATTCGTGAAGCCCATAAACAGGCGAGTGAATTCTATCAGTTTGGTCCTTCAGGCATTCCCTTACTATTCGATGCCTATATGGAGGTATCCGCTCATTACCTTCGTCCCATTTTTTCGATTGCCATTCGATCGTATAAAGACGCAGCCATACCGATTCTAGCAGAAGCATTGGAGAAGGAGAACGACGAGTATCGAGTACTGCTGATCTGTCGATTGCTTGGCCAGTTAAAAGTATCCGCTGCGACAAAGCTTCTCGTAAATACGTTTGAGAAACAACCAGAGAAAAGGCTAGCAGCGATGGAAGGCTTGAGCTTTACCAACGACACCTTTTTGGCTGACTTTATGCTAAAAGTATTAAAGGATCCAGAGGTTTCCATTCAACAGAAGGCCCTTCAGGCCCTTGCACGGTTAGGGAACGCGGATCATCTGCCAAGCATACGTCCACACCTGCGAGATGAATCGAGTCCAACCTACTTGGATGCCTTATTTTGTATGGTCTGCCTAGGAGAGGAGGAGGCTGTAAAAACATATGTAAAACGGTTAATTCACGGAAGAAGCTATGAGCAAAATAAACTTATGAAGTGGATCAGCAAGCTTCCGAAAAACATGCTTATCCCGATTGCCAAGCAGTTATATTCTATGCCAGATGGAGAATCTCTGGTTCTCGTCGAAGCCCTGCAGCGCCCAACCGTAATACCCAAGCCGGTAGTTGAGATATTGGTAAAGAGACTTAAAAAAGCACAGAATCATAGGTTAAGAGTTTCCATTTATCAGCTCTTAGGAAAACATGCCTACCTTGAAGGAGACTTCTATTACCAAGCACAAAACCACGAGTCACACCCTGACGTGCGTCGTGAACTGAAGCTCATCATATCCCGCATTGCTAAAGGGAAAGAAGGCGTTCTCGGCAGGGGGTAATAATGGGTTGGTCATGAAATATTTGTCAAACCCAGAATGATGTAGATTTTTGTCATTTCTATCGTTTAATATGTAATTAGTCCTATATGATAGAAACTAGGAGGAACAGGCTATGGTGCAAACCCTCATCAAGAAATGCTTAAACCGGGACTGTCCGGATTATCTTGAAGAGATGATCGTTACAATTAACCCGGAAATAAGCACGGCCTCCTTATATTGTGAAACCTGCCTCGTAGGAAAAATAGAATTATCGTCCCCAGAGGTATAGCTTTTTGTAAATAAGATGGAGTATATCATACATATGGTGAGGAGAATGAAGGATGTCTGATCAAGAAAAATATGAATATCCAGCACATGGAGCTGCACAAGAACAAGAGAAGGAACAACCCAATCCCAAAGAAGGGGAGTACCTAAATTTAGAAGACGCCCTTCCATCGCACTTTTTTAGTAATCCCAATCTTCCACAATCCGATTCTGAATCTTCCCAAGAGGAAAAGAGTGAAAGTGAGAGTGTAGAGACGAACTTGGAACCTGAATCTAGGGAACTAGAACAAGAGGGCAATCATACTGATTTTATTGAATCAGATCAAACGCATGACTTGGTTCGAGAACACGATCCTCATCATATTTTTATTGATCAAAATCCTCCTCAGTCGAATAACGATGAAACTCAAAGTGAAGCTTTACCAGCTGAAGACACTGATGAGGATCAGGATGTGAACCCATGGGATCACTTGGAAAATGAAAACGGAAATCAAGAAGTGGCCGCAACTCAAGCGCCTATACTTGATCAGGCTCCAACCCATGAACACCAGCAGCCTGCATCTGATGCTGTGGATGAGGACTTGTTTGGCCCATTTAACCCACCACAACGTACTACTTTTGAACCTGAACCGATGAAGGCGGATGTATCTCCTCAAGAGGTCATTACATCCATTCAACAGGTTTCCGTGGCAAAACTCAATGCTGAAATTGAGGTGCTTCTTCCTAAGGCCTATCAGACGTTAAAGAGGCAGATGGAAGAGAACTTCCAAGTGGCGGAATTGCCTGATAAGAGTCTTCAGGAGCTGCAAGAAACAAAACTGGGTAGAGCTTTCCAGGCCTTGATTGATGTTGTCGGCAGTGAAGAAAAAGGAATAATAACAAATGAAGCTGTGGACGCCGTACATCAAATCTTGCCTTTATTATGGAGAAGTCTGGGTGACGAAGATCGTGGTTACCAAGTACCGGAAGCCTGGTATCAAACACACCTTGGGTTCTTATGTCAGTATATTAAGATTGGTGAAGCGCAAACCTTTGATCCTATTGACGTAAAGACAGCATCTTCTATATTAGAACGTAACCAAGATTTTATTATGGATCATTACAAACAGCTGGGCGGGATTAAAATATCCAATGGTTATGTGTTCAGTAGAAGAAAAGTGATGGAATATAAGTCCACTCTTCCTGTTGCACCGACTCTTGAACAGTTAATGACCCAATATCAGTTAGAAACCAATAAACTTCGTATTTTCTTATCTCTGAAGAAGGATATTGGACAAATGAACCGTCATATGCAGCTTGCTTATTCTGTCCTGCAATCTGATATGAAGCCAACTGGGGATATTGATGAACAATCTCTTCGTTATGTTGGAACTCGTTTGCAAGAGGCATATGGTATGTATATGAAACTTCAGGATCTCCTATCTAAGGTTGAGGACGTCGGCCATATCCTGAGTCCTATTCAATGGGAGCAGATGAGGGTTCTTAGTGGCATAGAACTGTTAAATACTGCGGAAGAAAGCAAAGCCATTATTGAACAAAACTTTGAGCATATCGAGCAAACCGTAGCCGATATCACGAAACGAATGAATCAGCTTAATGTTGAGATTGAATACAAAAAGTTTAACGATGGACTAGAAGGCTAGGAGTTTAACTGCTATCTCTCCAATATAAATTTCTTTGGGGAATAGCTGGTGGAGGCAATAGGGATGAATCAAGAACTAAGAGAGATCATGAGAAAACGGGAAGAGATGGAAAAAGAAGCCCGAAACGTAGGCGGGATCAAAGCCAAAGATGTAGGTCATTTTGTTCCAACACAACAGCAGATAATGAAATTTGATCGGCTGCTTGAATTGTGGAAGCTTCTTCAACGACTCCAGGAGAAATTTCCGTATCTATACATCATCCCTCGACTAGAGTGGGACGATTGGAATTGTGATGGCCTCT
The Ammoniphilus sp. CFH 90114 genome window above contains:
- a CDS encoding HEAT repeat domain-containing protein; protein product: MTIHLTRDEKQEIRLELKKQAEQKSMEIDLDLFDNKPVYDHGHEREVEVEYMGYVGYAPIQFDQQNQRVSREERLDVMSLLRVMATGTLKDVRKATDGLAVYGDRVIEDIYREVHLFDISDPKRWLELVHLVSRITVRSWEGRMILKGILRQSSSLSHVRLAIQVGGLLQDEEVVEEVLYHLKNPEYFAPCLRALLQIQSERSLLSIIEVLLSLREDQGESIREAHKQASEFYQFGPSGIPLLFDAYMEVSAHYLRPIFSIAIRSYKDAAIPILAEALEKENDEYRVLLICRLLGQLKVSAATKLLVNTFEKQPEKRLAAMEGLSFTNDTFLADFMLKVLKDPEVSIQQKALQALARLGNADHLPSIRPHLRDESSPTYLDALFCMVCLGEEEAVKTYVKRLIHGRSYEQNKLMKWISKLPKNMLIPIAKQLYSMPDGESLVLVEALQRPTVIPKPVVEILVKRLKKAQNHRLRVSIYQLLGKHAYLEGDFYYQAQNHESHPDVRRELKLIISRIAKGKEGVLGRG
- a CDS encoding Hsp70 family protein, giving the protein MRYVGIDLGTTNSTISVAHLDQDGKHITPVTLDITQLDESGSNISLEKTLPSALFVDEQDQPYIGRYARKMAHFYPQNVIREAKRYMGEEVSWPINEKKYRPETVSSYILKAMKMQAEQYYMGEPVDSVVITVPANFNFQQDKATRVAAELAGFAKDKIHTIPEPTAALLDFLNEEKKLHPDSRKIQFHGQSKNLMVFDLGGGTCDVSILQVKENATGDLDIQELSISQYMELGGLDFDRLVAKYLLEKLCLETGYTIQTLQREFRSEFPQIRESLLSIAEKFKIHFASQINHKLIMQQTDYYENKEQFDQLTFRYTLTSPEKLATIFTMTKKEYDQIVEPLLYAQLSSSVNIEEPILNALSQAKKGEMKKEEIDAVFLVGGMTFYPAVQERIYELFDKRLKPIRSVNPMYAVSRGAAVYHDMVANKREEAATKIGVKNTIQNNVFIRVFKSDSVALLEKGTSLPYERLIEDEFFVTGPHKTVYGMKLDLFTAEDPKSPITKNLKSASITFKEPVEVGAPLILQVKCNEERDVSVKAWLKGKESEVIDVNVGSHVWEQEEKEFHIKNLDKIKFDS